A genomic window from Triticum urartu cultivar G1812 chromosome 7, Tu2.1, whole genome shotgun sequence includes:
- the LOC125519712 gene encoding alpha-1,3-arabinosyltransferase XAT3-like, giving the protein MKSRSSARGEPRRFGNVALLALMLCSLVALSLIRARFSPIGNTAVAETIKVEDPKPVVVSKPAATAEADEAAAVAVEEDKEEEAQPKDEEIQPKTEQALDAAVRPAKAAVAVDASKPVCYETSRRSDTCEAAGDVRLLGRSQTIYVDTLEREWKTRPYCRKHDTYALSHVKEWSLKPFPSGDGAAPKCTSNSSATAFVISTGGFTGNPFHDYTDVLIPAFITAHRFAGEVQFLVSSYKSWWMSRYIQIFQQMSRYEVVDIDADDEVRCYPSAVVGPTFHKELGVDPSKAPSGVSVADFRKMLRSAFGLERATATPSGDRWDIRRRPRLLIISRRTSRGRAFMNERAMADMAGSLGFDVRIGDPDTTSDTSKFARLVNSCDVMVGVHGAGLTNMVFLPAGAVLVQVVPYGRLEWLARNTFAEPSAGMEVHYLEYVVQLDETTLSEQYPSDHLVLKDPMAIHKQGWDALKTTYLDKQNVRPHLGRLKKTFLQALKMLPHGRDD; this is encoded by the exons ATGAAGTCCCGGAGCTCCGCGAGGGGCGAGCCGAGGAGGTTCGGGAATGTGGCTCTCCTGGCCCTCATGCTCTGCTCCCTCGTCGCGCTCTCGCTCATCCGGGCCAGGTTCTCCCCAATCG GTAATACGGCCGTTGCGGAGACCATCAAAGTGGAGGATCCGAAGCCCGTGGTGGTGAGCAAGCCGGCTGCCACGGCGGAGGCCGACGAGGCCGCCGCAGTAGCCG TGGAGGAAGACAAGGAGGAGGAAGCTCAGCCCAAGGATGAGGAAATTCAGCCCAAGACCGAGCAGGCCTTAGACGCCGCAGTGCGGCCCGCCAAAGCCGCGGTGGCCGTTGATGCCAGCAAGCCGGTGTGCTACGAGACGAGCCGGCGCTCCGACACCTGCGAGGCGGCCGGCGACGTGCGCCTGCTGGGGAGAAGCCAGACCATCTACGTCGACACGCTGGAGCGGGAGTGGAAGACCAGGCCCTACTGCCGGAAGCACGACACGTACGCGCTGTCCCACGTCAAGGAGTGGTCCCTGAAGCCGTTCCCCTCCGGCGACGGCGCGGCGCCCAAGTGCACGTCCAACAGCTCGGCCACCGCCTTCGTGATCTCGACGGGCGGGTTCACCGGCAACCCCTTCCACGACTACACGGACGTGCTCATCCCGGCCTTCATCACGGCCCACCGCTTCGCCGGCGAGGTCCAGTTCCTGGTGAGCAGCTACAAGTCGTGGTGGATGAGCAGGTACATCCAGATCTTCCAGCAGATGAGCCGGTACGAGGTGGTGGACATCGACGCGGACGACGAGGTCCGGTGCTACCCGAGCGCCGTGGTCGGGCCGACGTTCCACAAGGAGCTGGGCGTGGATCCCTCCAAGGCGCCTTCGGGCGTCTCGGTGGCGGACTTCCGCAAGATGCTGCGCAGCGCGTTCGGGCTGGAGCGCGCCACGGCGACGCCGAGCGGCGACCGGTGGGACATCCGCCGCCGGCCCCGGCTGCTGATCATCTCCCGGCGCACCTCACGCGGGCGGGCCTTCATGAACGAGCGCGCCATGGCGGACATGGCGGGGAGCCTCGGGTTCGACGTCCGCATCGGGGACCCGGACACGACCTCCGACACGTCCAAGTTCGCGCGGCTGGTGAACTCGTGCGACGTGATGGTGGGCGTGCACGGCGCCGGGCTGACGAACATGGTGTTCCTGCCGGCCGGCGCCGTGCTGGTGCAGGTGGTGCCGTACGGGCGGCTGGAGTGGCTGGCCCGCAACACGTTCGCGGAGCCGTCGGCGGGGATGGAGGTGCACTACCTGGAGTACGTGGTGCAGCTGGACGAGACGACGCTGAGCGAGCAGTACCCCAGCGACCACCTGGTGCTCAAGGACCCCATGGCCATCCACAAGCAGGGGTGGGACGCGCTCAAGACCACCTACCTCGACAAGCAGAACGTCCGGCCGCACCTCGGCCGCCTCAAGAAGACCTTCCTCCAGGCGCTCAAGATGCTGCCGCACGGCCGGGACGATTAG